The window GATCGTCAAAATACCGCATCCAAGAAACAGATTGTTCAGCGTCTCCACGATGCCGAACCTGCCTGTAAAGCGCAGGATGAATGCGACCGTTACGCTGAGTTGATACACTTTGAACGCCGAAAGACCCGGCGACTCGGAGAAAAATACTGACACTCCCAACAGACTGATCAGGAGGATGCTGAGCGTCTGCAGACTCGAAGTGCGGGACCGATCGGCTGCTTCGGCTCTGGTTTGATACGACGTGTCGAAGAATAATAAGCAACCTGCGACTCCCCACACGATCACCTGCAGCAGGATGGCCCAGTCCAGCGTGTAAGACAAGGAGTCCGTGGCGTCTCGTAGCCGAAACTTCGGTGGCCCTGAAAGAAGGAGAAAAAATAAGATTCTGTAAGTGAACGTAGGGCGGCTTAGACGCGAGGCACTGTCAAAGATGTCTGGTGATGAGATCCTCTGTACCATCAGATTGACGGGGCATCCTGTCGGGTTAGGAGCATGATGCCGAACCTCCGATACCACTACCCTACGTCTGCACCTAGGCTGTTTTGTCAGAATGTTGTCAACGATTTGCAACATTTATTCGGATTATTTTGGTCGCTCGACGCAGCATAAGGGGAAAACGTCGGAGTTTGGTGCTGTGGTGGTACGAGTGCGAAAGACTGAGGTTCAGCTGGACTCGCTCTCATCGCCGAGGTTCAGGGGCAATCGGCGGGAAAGAATAACGTTTCACTTTGAATTTACGGGGCCCTGCAGTGGCCGGTGTACCGTAAAGGCGTAGCGTTCTGCGACAGGGTGCTGTGAACATACTTGTTATCAATAGCGGGTCTTCGTCGATCAAATTTTCTCTGTTCAAAACAGGAGAGGGCGAGCCTCGATCGCTGTTTGAGGGCGAGGTTACCGGTATCGGTGGAGAGAAGGCCGCGTTCAAGTTCCGCGACGCGGAAGGGCGAAATCTAGACGGCGAGCATGCGGAGGTCAACGTGAAGACGCCCGTCGATGCGATCGCTCTGGTGGTCCATGCCGTGAGCAAGCCAGAGCTGCCGAAGGTAGAAGCTGTCGGATACCGGGTCGTGCATCCTGGCCCGAAGCTTGACCGACATCAGCGCATCACCGACGCCGTGCTGAAGGATCTGGAGGACGCAGTTGTCTTTGCACCACTGCACGATCCGGCAGTGATCGAAGTCATCAAAGAGATGATGGCGAAGTTTCCGGACGTACATCACTATGCGTGTTTCGACACGGTGTTTCATCAGACGATGCCGGAGACGGCGACAACATATCCACTCCCCATGAAGTACCGAGACCAGGGCGTGCGCCGATACGGATTTCATGGGCTGAGCTGCGAATCGATTGTGCGGCAGTTGCAGGTGGAAAAGACAACTCTGTTTCCGAAGCGGATGGTGATTGCACACCTCGGAAGCGGGTGCAGCGTCACGGCCCTTCTCGATGGGCTCTCCGTCGATACGACGATGGGGCTGACACCGACGGGTGGTGTCGTCATGGGCACGCGGCCGGGAGATCTTGACCCTGGGCTGATGCTCTATCTGCTGCGGCAGATGCAAGGGGATCCGATTCCGGCGTTAGAAAAGATGCTGAATCATGATGCGGGCATGGTGGCGCTCTCCGGACTGCCAAACGACATGAAGACAGTTCGAGAAGCGGCCGCTAAAGGCGACCCGCGAGCAAATCTCGCGGTGGAGATCTTTACGCGCAGTGTGAAGAAAGCGATTGGAAGCTTCATCGCCCTGTTGGGTGGCCTCGACGCAGTGGTGTTTGCCGGGGGAATCGGGGAACACGACACAAAATCGCGGGAAGAGATTCTGAGCGGGTTGGGCAGTTTTGGAATTTCGATTAATTCTGAGTTGAATACTGCCAAAGGCAATGCGTTACGGCGACTCAGCGCATCTCAGTCACTAACGGCGGTACTCGTCGTTCCGGCAAAAGAAGATTGGATGATCGCAGTCCATGTCGAACGCATGGCTCGATCGAATGAGTAGCTTCAGATCTTCAACGATAGTTTTGTGATCTGTACGGAGGAACATTCTATGAGCAGCGCAGCTACTAAGAAATCACCCGACACCACCAATCAGAGTAACCAGCCACTGGCGGCCGAGGAACTGCGCAAGATAGACGCTTACTGGCGAGCTTGCAACTACCTTTGCGTGGGGATGTTGTACTTGCGCGCCAATCCTCTGCTGCGTGAGCCGCTGAAGCCGGAGCACATCAAGAACCGCCTGCTCGGACATTGGGGATCGGACCCTGGGCAGACGTTCACCTGGGTGCACTTGAACCGCTTGATCAAGAAATACGACCTGGATCTGATCTATCTTTCCGGGCCAGGGCATGGGGCGCCTGCTACTTTGTCGAATAGTTATCTTGAGGGCGTTTATTCGGAGGTCTATCCGGATAAGAGTGAAGATATTGTGGGGATGCAGAAGTTCTTCAAGCAGTTTTCGTTTCCGGGTGGAATTGGGAGTCACTGCACGCCGGAGACGCCGGGCTCGATCCATGAGGGCGGCGAGCTTGGGTATAGCTTGTCACATGGATTTGGCGCGGCTTTCGATAATCCTGATCTGATCGTGACGGTAGTGGTGGGAGATGGTGAAGCGGAGACGGGGCCGATGGCTACTTCGTGGCACTCGAACAAGTTTCTTAATCCGGTGCGTGATGGAGCGGTGCTACCAATACTGCACCTGAACGGTTACAAAATTGCGAATCCTACGGTGTTGGCGCGTATTACTCCGGAAGAGTTGGAGTGGATGTTCAAAGGGTATGGATGGACTCCTTACTTTGTCGAGGGAGACGACCCGGCAACGATGCATCAACTGATGGCGAAGGTGATGGAGGATTGCGTGAAGGAGATTCGCGCGATTCAGCAGAAGGCCCGGAGTGCGCCAGCGGGAACGGAGCCGGAGCGGCCACGGTGGCCGATGATTGTACTGCGATCGCCGAAGGGATGGACGTGTCCGAAGGAGATTGATGGGCACAAGCTGGAGGGGTCGTGGCGCGCGCACCAGATGCCGATTCTTGATCCGGTGACGAATCCGAAGCACTTGAAGCTGGTTGAGAAGTGGATGCGGAGCTATAAGCCTGAGGAGCTGTTTGATGAGTCGGGCAAGTTGATTGCTGAGCTGAGAGAGATGGCGCCGGTGGGTCAGCGGAGGATTACTGCGAATCCACATGCGAATGGCGGGCTGCTGCGCAAGCCGATGGAGCTGCCGGACTTTCGCGACTATGCGGTGAAGGTCACGAAGCCGGGACAGATCGAGGTTTCACCAACCGATGTCTTGGCGCACTTTCTGCGCGATGCGATGCGTATGAACATGACGAGCTTCCGTGTGTTCGGTCCGGATGAGACAGCTTCGAATAAGTTGCAAGCTATCTACGAAGGCAGCCACGGGAAGACTTGGATGGCGAAGCTGCTGCCCGAGGATGCTGATGGTGGGGATCTGGCTCGTGATGGCCGGGTGATGGAGATTCTCAGCGAGCACACGCTCGAAGGATGGTTTGAAGGCTATGTGCTGACCGGGAGACATGGGTTCTTTTCTACCTACGAATCGTTCGTGCACATCATCGACTCCATGTTCAACCAGCATGCGAAGTGGCTAGAGAAGAGCAAGCTTGAGTTGCGATGGAGAGCGCCAATCTCGTCGATTAATTTGCTGATCACGTCGCTGGTCTGGCGACAAGACCATAACGGATTTACGCATCAGGATCCTGGGTTTCTCGATGTCGTGACGAATAAGAGCCCGGAGGTGACGCGGATTTATCTACCGCCGGATGCGAACTGCCTGCTGAGCGTTGGGGATCACTGCCTGCGAAGCTCGAACTATGTGAATGTGATCGTTGCGGATAAAGCTCCACATATGCAGTATCTCGATATGGATGCCGCGGTGATACATTGCACGAAGGGGATCGGGATATGGGATTTCGCGAGCAATGATGCGGGTGACGAGCCGGATGTTGTGATGGCCTGCGCGGGAGACATTCCGACTGAAGAGGCACTGGCGGCCGTGGCGATTCTGCGAGAGCGGTGCGCGGATCTGAAGATTCGATTTGTGAATGTGGTAGATCTGTTTCGCCTGATGCCCGAGACGGAGCATCCTCATGGTCTGTCGGAGAAGGAGTTTGACAGCCTGTTTACGAAGAACAAGCCGGTGATCTTCAACTTCCATGCGTACCCGTCGCTGGTCCATAAGCTGACTTACAAGCGGACGAACCATGAGAACTTCCACGTTCGCGGATATAAGGAGAAAGGGAACATTAATACGCCGCTGGAGCTAGCGATTTTGAACCAGATTGACCGGTTCGATCTGGCGATTGATGTGATCGACCGCGTGCCCCGGCTACAACTGACAGCAGCCCACACGAAGGAATGGCTCAAGGGAAAGATTATCGAGAGTATCAACTACGCCCACGAGAACGGCATCGACAGCAAGGAGATTCGCGAGTGGAAGTGGCCCCTTTAGACTCACGTAGATCTGCGCACT is drawn from Edaphobacter lichenicola and contains these coding sequences:
- a CDS encoding phosphoketolase family protein, whose amino-acid sequence is MSSAATKKSPDTTNQSNQPLAAEELRKIDAYWRACNYLCVGMLYLRANPLLREPLKPEHIKNRLLGHWGSDPGQTFTWVHLNRLIKKYDLDLIYLSGPGHGAPATLSNSYLEGVYSEVYPDKSEDIVGMQKFFKQFSFPGGIGSHCTPETPGSIHEGGELGYSLSHGFGAAFDNPDLIVTVVVGDGEAETGPMATSWHSNKFLNPVRDGAVLPILHLNGYKIANPTVLARITPEELEWMFKGYGWTPYFVEGDDPATMHQLMAKVMEDCVKEIRAIQQKARSAPAGTEPERPRWPMIVLRSPKGWTCPKEIDGHKLEGSWRAHQMPILDPVTNPKHLKLVEKWMRSYKPEELFDESGKLIAELREMAPVGQRRITANPHANGGLLRKPMELPDFRDYAVKVTKPGQIEVSPTDVLAHFLRDAMRMNMTSFRVFGPDETASNKLQAIYEGSHGKTWMAKLLPEDADGGDLARDGRVMEILSEHTLEGWFEGYVLTGRHGFFSTYESFVHIIDSMFNQHAKWLEKSKLELRWRAPISSINLLITSLVWRQDHNGFTHQDPGFLDVVTNKSPEVTRIYLPPDANCLLSVGDHCLRSSNYVNVIVADKAPHMQYLDMDAAVIHCTKGIGIWDFASNDAGDEPDVVMACAGDIPTEEALAAVAILRERCADLKIRFVNVVDLFRLMPETEHPHGLSEKEFDSLFTKNKPVIFNFHAYPSLVHKLTYKRTNHENFHVRGYKEKGNINTPLELAILNQIDRFDLAIDVIDRVPRLQLTAAHTKEWLKGKIIESINYAHENGIDSKEIREWKWPL
- a CDS encoding acetate/propionate family kinase, coding for MNILVINSGSSSIKFSLFKTGEGEPRSLFEGEVTGIGGEKAAFKFRDAEGRNLDGEHAEVNVKTPVDAIALVVHAVSKPELPKVEAVGYRVVHPGPKLDRHQRITDAVLKDLEDAVVFAPLHDPAVIEVIKEMMAKFPDVHHYACFDTVFHQTMPETATTYPLPMKYRDQGVRRYGFHGLSCESIVRQLQVEKTTLFPKRMVIAHLGSGCSVTALLDGLSVDTTMGLTPTGGVVMGTRPGDLDPGLMLYLLRQMQGDPIPALEKMLNHDAGMVALSGLPNDMKTVREAAAKGDPRANLAVEIFTRSVKKAIGSFIALLGGLDAVVFAGGIGEHDTKSREEILSGLGSFGISINSELNTAKGNALRRLSASQSLTAVLVVPAKEDWMIAVHVERMARSNE